Proteins encoded together in one Asterias rubens chromosome 4, eAstRub1.3, whole genome shotgun sequence window:
- the LOC117289163 gene encoding uncharacterized protein LOC117289163 — translation MLFGEVAGSVTNRGPNVGGSPLAWLGRREQSSIPLDSRCLKVTFNSESSTCKDDFRHGKQESLPKQSQASDATPSKDDVLSVVIQKLTELVNDSNKKRSRRSSLLNSCCNVRRAGSPERADPLHKCRNCPCLFTLNEKQQISKEKPLCNCCEKSKQARTILPRDVEVETDVGCSSQQPAKINCELCSHIADSYVNLLYHLSEHKDAKIFKCKLCDFFTTVQSRIVSHASVHNATHVYKCSSCPFVTGKLTSLQRHMKNHNRVNELLLKCSECGFSCRCEDALRNHMWEHVPADLHTSSRTPNQNPKEVVPMPGTLKASNHCSTATPDPAKVLPSQTTVSGQSYIFKCLLCGYLCDRLATLKAHAWRHAGETGCSYPIVDENNSLHQSLTKPCLTETPLESKRLPKEIESCSMVHGEDHTQRKEESCARETSRPSCGCGISLMTGQRETSSCRCVGINIPPSSLPLITDFLTHNKCENSAEKTSSKCDVFTKDLTSIEVSSNPAFVGETQLTSCHSNCAETVQQLDSSGSTSDDTLRADPCVSEDSQEKHQVSQHDPQVLFIDPDIPIPEPAANVEAITEQYPENSPKQISELCEDAFIPAHSSMKMPISFSFHKSSYASEIYQVNDKNSKSFGNESESQQESGTTSSFSDGRKSPSALREHVDAACSMMALTRPELYAGSINTVSYTNSPGHKRVSEKVSVLSQGSNLSLTVNKLQQKIDSQPECNKEVEIPGEVVKVEGENATKCSEAGHPILKQSESIQDQQTLKVSDSTFKRKQSFGHECPKGTKRVCLLEHADSDSQQNCPSVQDDSSENVASCHPDSEEDSVIKFFMSVINNSPEPFQCKLCTKTYGDYPSLKQHLQTHLVHSSFRCPLCKDCVESLESLKCHIQEHYNESYSCPECPAFFFSKSDLQSHRESHRVVKEYKCDMCDATFSGQVEFIEHQKAVHSERTLVKCTHCQEKFGNTNTLLLHSLSCGMRKRRYCKECSFSSDTAQGLQNHVRDSHSRAKFYKCTLCSYKSSAKNGIKNHMKFHATERPYKCDLCSFMGAYPQSLRSHMRMHNQPDWRPDCLPSELPEQYKCKFCLYTCNYLPSLKSHMWRHAGDPNYSYKDDQDEDADQQTLECSTVLNLEEHIPKQGTSSQTTSTTCGQGSEGKGNRVTFCCQECGFQSTDRNKLVDHLKVHLTREVLPSLE, via the exons atgcTGTTTGGAGAAGTGGCTGGGAGTGTGACCAATCGTGGGCCAAACGTGGGAGGATCTCCATTAGCGTGGTTAGGTCGGC GTGAACAGTCATCAATACCTCTGGATTCTCGTTGTTTGAAGGTAACGTTTAACTCAGAGAGCTCAACCTGCAAAGATGACTTCAGACACGGCAAGCAAGAATCTCTACCGAAACAAAGTCAAGCTTCTGATGCCACACCCAGTAAAGATGATGTCCTGTCGGTTGTAATTCAGAAACTGACTGAGCTAGTGAATGACAGCAATAAGAAGAGGTCCAGAAGGAGTTCCTTATTAAATAGTTGCTGCAATGTGAGACGTGCAGGGTCCCCTGAGCGAGCCGATCCACTTCACAAGTGTCGGAACTGTCCCTGTCTTTTCACTCTAAACGAGAAGCAGCAAATTAGCAAAGAAAAGCCACTTTGTAATTGTTGTGAGAAATCAAAACAGGCAAGAACGATTCTACCAAGGGATGTTGAGGTGGAGACAGATGTGGGATGCTCTTCCCAGCAACCAGCAAAAATAAACTGTGAGCTGTGTAGCCATATCGCTGACAGCTACGTCAATCTGCTCTACCATCTCTCCGAACACAAGGATGCCAAGATCTTCAAATGTAAACTCTGTGATTTCTTCACCACCGTCCAATCACGCATAGTCTCACATGCAAGTGTTCACAACGCCACTCATGTCTACAAGTGCAGCAGCTGCCCCTTCGTAACAGGCAAGCTCACCAGCCTCCAGAGACATATGAAAAATCACAACAGGGTGAATGAGCTACTTCTCAAGTGCTCCGAGTGCGGCTTCTCATGTCGGTGTGAAGACGCTCTTCGGAATCACATGTGGGAACACGTCCCCGCTGACCTTCACACTAGCAGCAGAACACCCAATCAGAACCCCAAAGAAGTGGTCCCCATGCCAGGAACTCTCAAAGCATCCAACCATTGCAGTACCGCGACTCCAGACCCTGCCAAAGTTCTGCCGTCACAGACAACTGTCAGTGGACAGTCATATATCTTCAAGTGTTTACTTTGTGGGTATCTTTGTGACAGGCTGGCCACCCTTAAAGCCCATGCCTGGCGCCATGCAGGAGAGACTGGATGCTCTTACCCTATTGTGGATGAGAACAATTCTCTACATCAGAGTTTGACCAAACCATGTTTGACTGAAACCCCCTTAGAATCAAAACGTCTTCCTAAGGAGATTGAAAGCTGTTCCATGGTCCACGGTGAAGACCATACACAACGAAAAGAGGAAAGTTGCGCTAGGGAAACATCAAGACCTTCCTGTGGGTGTGGCATTTCTTTGATGACGGGACAAAGGGAGACATCAAGCTGTCGCTGTGTTGGAATCAACATCCCACCATCCTCTCTACCACTGATAACAGATTTCCTCACCCATAATAAATGTGAGAACTCAGCTGAGAAAACATCATCCAAGTGCGACGTATTCACCAAAGATTTAACCAGCATTGAAGTAAGTTCCAACCCAGCATTTGTTGGTGAAACTCAACTAACATCTTGCCACAGTAACTGTGCTGAGACAGTACAACAACTAGACAGCTCAGGTTCGACTTCCGATGATACCCTCAGAGCAGACCCTTGTGTATCTGAAGATAGTCAAGAAAAACATCAGGTGTCGCAGCATGATCCTCAGGTGCTTTTCATTGATCCAGACATTCCAATTCCTGAACCAGCTGCCAACGTTGAGGCAATCACAGAACAATATCCGGAAAATAGCCCAAAACAAATATCAGAGCTTTGTGAAGATGCATTCATCCCTGCCCATAGTTCTATGAAGATGCCTATTTCATTTTCTTTCCACAAGTCATCTTATGCTTCAGAAATTTATCAAGTAAATGACAAAAACTCTAAAAGTTTTGGAAACGAATCAGAAAGTCAACAGGAGTCTGGAACAACTTCTTCATTTAGTGATGGCAGGAAAAGTCCATCAGCACTTAGAGAACATGTTGATGCTGCTTGCAGCATGATGGCATTAACTCGTCCGGAACTTTATGCAGGAAGCATAAACACAGTGTCTTATACTAATAGTCCTGGCCATAAAAGAGTTTCGGAGAAGGTGTCAGTTTTATCTCAGGGATCAAACTTAAGTTTGACTGTAAATAAATTACAGCAGAAGATAGATTCTCAGCCAGAATGCAACAAAGAAGTAGAGATACCTGGAGAGGTTGTTAAGGTTGAGGGAGAGAATGCAACAAAATGCTCCGAGGCTGGACATCCAATCCTAAAACAGAGTGAGTCAATTCAAGATCAACAAACCCTTAAAGTTTCTGATAGCACCTTTAAGAGGAAACAGAGTTTCGGACATGAATGCCCCAAAGGAACAAAGAGGGTCTGCTTGTTAGAGCACGCAGATTCTGACAGTCAGCAAAACTGTCCCAGTGTGCAAGACGATTcatcagaaaatgttgcttCATGTCATCCAGACTCCGAGGAAGACAGTGTTATAAAGTTCTTCATGAGTGTCATTAACAACAGCCCTGAGCCTTTCCAGTGTAAGTTGTGTACCAAGACGTATGGAGACTATCCCTCCTTGAAGCAGCATTTACAGACTCACTTGGTGCACAGCTCCTTCCGCTGCCCCCTCTGCAAGGATTGCGTTGAGTCTTTGGAAAGCCTCAAGTGCCACATTCAGGAGCATTACAATGAATCATACAGCTGCCCAGAATGCCCTGCCTTCTTCTTTAGCAAGAGCGACTTACAATCTCACAGGGAGTCCCACAGAGTGGTGAAGGAGTATAAATGCGACATGTGTGACGCGACCTTCTCAGGCCAGGTTGAGTTTATCGAGCACCAAAAAGCAGTCCACAGTGAGAGGACACTGGTAAAGTGTACACACTGCCAGGAGAAGTTTGGTAATACAAACACATTACTGCTGCATTCGCTGAGCTGTGGTATGCGTAAGAGGCGATACTGCAAAGAGTGCAGCTTCTCTTCAGATACAGCCCAAGGTCTTCAAAACCACGTGAGGGACTCCCACTCTAGGGCCAAGTTCTACAAATGCACTCTCTGTTCTTACAAATCCAGCGCCAAGAATGGAATCAAGAACCACATGAAGTTCCATGCTACTGAGAGGCCCTACAAGTGCGACTTGTGTAGCTTCATGGGTGCCTATCCACAGAGCCTGCGTTCGCATATGAGGATGCATAACCAGCCAGACTGGCGCCCAGATTGTCTTCCGTCCGAGCTTCCTGAGCAGTACAAGTGTAAATTTTGCCTCTACACCTGTAACTATCTCCCGTCTCTCAAGTCTCACATGTGGCGACACGCCGGAGATCCAAACTACAGCTACAAGGATGACCAGGACGAAGACGCGGACCAGCAGACATTAGAGTGCAGCACTGTCCTAAATCTTGAGGAGCATATCCCAAAACAAGGTACGTCATCGCAAACCACCTCGACCACATGCGGTCAGGGGTCAGAGGGGAAGGGTAACAGGGTGACCTTTTGCTGCCAGGAGTGTGGTTTCCAAAGCACAGACAGAAACAAGTTGGTTGACCACCTGAAGGTGCATCTAACTCGGGAAGTATTGCCCTCACTAGAGTAG
- the LOC117289697 gene encoding sorting nexin-21-like — MASKLKKIACDVSIDDPISSTSGSDNDLGSEDIDLQFSGRLSFRSSALVRAADGEADSDLSADDEDSDSVAEYRRGPACGDAARKERTGSVHSLQVGSMANKFIPGRTVFEVVSAKTMKDGSKKFVLYTVAVLRTIKSDTSQATVERRYSDFHKLNCELRKGFPQIMDSIEFPRKTLTGNFKHDFIAERSRAFEVFLATVYKYEEIRLSEEFQDFFYNHDLRIAYRYMSQGDYQEAIPYLQNTLHLQEKMLGLKHPDTARTQCALIVAYTSLEGGEAHVHGYAESAWESIGRDETNPFIIPLLQILIGCRWRLQQDKRDLENRLSRYVKQGMTGPIDMPTLEDLVMQCLSHL, encoded by the exons ATGGCTTCCAAGTTAAAGAAGATAGCTTGCGATGTGAGCATCGATGACCCAATAAGCTCAACCTCCGGTAGCGATAATGATCTAGGTAGCGAAGATATTGATCTGCAATTCAGTGGAAGATTGTCGTTTCGGAGTTCCGCCCTTGTCCGTGCAGCAGATGGGGAGGCTGACAGTGATTTGTCCGCCGATGATGAGGATAGTGACTCGGTAGCTGAGTACAGGCGCGGACCCGCTTGTGGTGATGCTGCCCGTAAAG AGAGAACAGGCAGCGTTCACAGTCTTCAAGTTGGCTCCATGGCTAACAAGTTCATCCCTGGAAGGACAGTTTTTGAAGTTGTTTCTGCCAAAACAATGAAAGATGGAAGCAAGAAATTTGTT CTTTACACAGTCGCTGTACTAAGAACGATTAAAAGTGACACATCACAGGCTACTGTAGAGAGGAGATACTCTGATTTCCACAAGCTGAATTGCGAACTCCGAAAGGGATTCCCACAGATCATGGACAGCATTGAATTTCCTCGCAAGACCCTCACAGGAAACTTCAAGCACGATTTTATCGCAGAGCGAAGCCGCGCCTTTGAGGTCTTCCTGGCGACTGTCTACAAGTACGAGGAGATCCGACTGTCTGAGGAGTTCCAGGATTTCTTTTATAATCACGATCTGAGGATTGCTTACCGGTACATGTCACAAGGAGACTACCAAGAGGCTATCCCGTATCTTCAGAACACTCttcatcttcaggagaagatGCTCGGCCTGAAGCACCCAGACACGGCACGGACTCAGTGTGCGCTCATTGTTGCGTATACCTCCCTCGAAGGAGGAGAGGCACATGTCCACGGTTACGCCGAGTCCGCTTGGGAAAGCATCGGTAGGGACGAGACTAATCCTTTTATCATCCCACTTTTGCAGATCTTAATCGGCTGCCGGTGGCGTCTCCAACAAGACAAGAGAGATTTGGAGAATCGGCTATCGCGATATGTCAAACAGGGTATGACCGGGCCCATTGATATGCCAACTCTAGAGGACCTCGTCATGCAGTGTCTTTCACACCTGTAG